Proteins from one Anastrepha obliqua isolate idAnaObli1 chromosome 2, idAnaObli1_1.0, whole genome shotgun sequence genomic window:
- the LOC129237209 gene encoding vesicle-trafficking protein SEC22b: MALLTLIARVIDGLPLVGTMQDDEQSGRTILEYQNQAKMLFRKLGSHSPARCSIETGPYLFHYLIENDVCYLVMCDKMYSKRLAFNYLEDLAQEFHANYGRRVNSVTRPYAFIEFDVYIQKAKKQLTDRRRNINAINTQLQDVQRIMVQNIDDVLQRGTVLSELDTKTQNLSMMSQKYKKDATYLNRKSMYLKLGAAGIAIVVFVLYFWVL; the protein is encoded by the exons ATGGCACTGTTGACTTTGATTGCGCGTGTGATAGACGGACTTCCACTGGTGGGAACAATGCAAGATGACGAACAG TCTGGACGCACCATACTAGAATATCAAAATCAAGCGAAAATGTTATTCAGAAAATTGGGTTCACATTCGCCGGCGCGTTGCAGCATAGAAACTGGACCTTATTTATTTCA CTATCTCATAGAAAATGATGTCTGCTATCTGGTGATGTGTGATAAAATGTACTCCAAACGTTTGGCCTTCAATTACTTGGAGGACCTAGCGCAAGAATTTCATGCCAACTATGGGCGTCGCGTAAATTCTGTGACACGTCCTTATGCATTTATCGAATTCGACGTTTACATACAAAAAGCCAAAAAGCAATTGACCGACCGAAGACGAAATATAAATGCAATCAACACGCAATTGCAGGATGTGCAGCGAATTATG gTACAAAATATCGATGATGTACTGCAGCGTGGAACAGTGTTATCAG AATTGGACACTAAAACACAAAATCTCTCGATGATGTCccagaaatacaaaaaggatGCGACATATTTAAATCGAAAATCGATGTATTTGAAACTTGGCGCGGCCGGTATTGCTATAGTAGTATTTGTTTTATACTTTTGGGTTTTGTAA
- the LOC129237208 gene encoding box C/D snoRNA protein 1, translating to MKRLHDTEASTTDTELLASHVADKEKRAKKDDSGTSDEDADSEDDKAINSDSDIEALSSSYLTPRLGKCEVCAADNARYCCPKCEVKTCCLRCVQIHKKELDCDGIRDRTKFIPLRKMTKMDFMNDYYFLEECTRYVDARKKDTIKRFTRYNKTLPIHLFRLRGAAAERRTVLRFLLPNFSRHKTNTTFYDWNSRKIYWRIEWIFVNAGALQYVDERCAEDLTLAQLLDKYMNIENAEAVPQKKALSYYQSAGIYRLKLLLKAEGIKCSRTRYYALDVRKTLRENLAGKTLVEFPCIYVSYEQSPAGCDIIDSDEDVEAETKCHEAAIEALHKRRLSENSANGQNTDVASDEVQAADAKKLANVLAEKRREARARKREEFEKAPSNFLFTDEQLWEMLSSSSSGDETEEETCKS from the exons ATGAAACGTTTACACGACACAGAGGCTTCAACGACAGACACTGAATTACTAGCGAGTCATGTTGCGGATAAAGAGAAGCGCGCGAAGAAAGATGACTCTGGCACGTCGGATGAAGATGCTGATAGTGAAGATGACAAGGCCATCAATAGCGATAGTGATATTGAAGCATTGAGCAGCAG CTACCTCACACCGCGTCTTGGCAAATGCGAAGTTTGCGCCGCTGACAATGCACGCTATTGTTGTCCTAAATGCGAAGTGAAGACATGTTGCCTGCGTTGCGTGCAAATACACAAAAAGGAGCTCGACTGCGATGGAATACGTGATCGTACCAAATTCATTCCTCTGCGAAAAATGACTAAAATGGATTTCATGAACGATTATTACTTTTTGGAGGAGTGTACGCGCTATGTGGATGCTCGCAAAAAGGATACAATTAAACGCTTTACACGTTACAATAAAACGTTGCCAATACATTTGTTTCGCTTGCGTGGCGCCGCCGCTGAACGACGCACTGTGCTCCGCTTCTTGTTGCCGAATTTCTCGcgccacaaaactaatacgacaTTCTACGATTGGAATTCCCGTAAAATTTACTGGCGCATAGAATGGATTTTCGTCAATGCAGGAGCGCTACAGTATGTGGATGAACGTTGCGCTGAGGATTTGACATTGGCACAATTGTTGGATAAATATATGAACATAGAAAATGCAGAAGCCGTGCCGCAAAAGAAAGCATTGTCATACTATCAAAGTGCTGGAATCTATAGGTTGAAG CTTTTGCTAAAAGCTGAAGGCATTAAATGCTCACGCACACGTTATTATGCTTTGGATGTGCGTAAGACATTGAGGGAGAATTTGGCAGGTAAAACTCTTGTAGAATTCCCCTGCATCTACGTAAGCTATGAGCAAAGTCCAGCTGGTTGTGATATAATTGATAGtg ATGAAGACGTTGAAGCCGAAACCAAGTGCCATGAAGCTGCGATAGAAGCGTTACACAAACGACGTTTGAGTGAGAATTCCGCAAACGGCCAAAATACTGACGTGGCCTCTGATGAGGTGCAAGCGGCGGATGCCAAAAAATTAGCTAATGTTTTAGCGGAAAAGCGGCGTGAAGCACGTGCGCGAAAGCGCGAGGAGTTCGAGAAAGCACCTAGTAATTTTCTATTTACCGACGAACAGTTGTGGGAAATGCTATCGTCATCTTCTTCCGGCGACGAAACGGAGGAGGAAACGTGTAAAAGTTag